A portion of the Bacillus sp. es.034 genome contains these proteins:
- a CDS encoding response regulator — MIKLLIVDDEQLERNGMETILQKNFPGLDIQQAKNGMMAVEMAKEYSPDLILMDIKMPVMNGLEAMEIINGEQPHIKFIMVTAYDTFSYMKAAIKLGVKDYILKPSKASEIVHTISKVLEQIEQERKRHVETLHQKEKWQKAQRLVETDVVTQLLFDHVHEVHVDMLMDMLEIPSSEEMFVMVLHLPEGGEIQYSAIRKKVLQSGWTGALYGRQLPIIVFRQPVTTYRSQATALARELLSLAKDNEKEWFIGIGKVYPSMDQVRHSYQEAMLATVDTQVRKKYRFFEEIPLEPGKREQAMMDQKDLMEKIRLGKWDQVHARIMNSFTLLEKERTPLVYTQQRILEVLWMISRTLSECGVETSTPLFSLQPMDYRQLREETERLLSGMKDSYTERFNRMESDTFQQIKQFIKDHSHQDISLDTLAHKVNLSPIYISKMFKEKQGVNYIDFLTECRMEKAKTLLGDIDKSIKEITFEVGYHDPNYFSKVFKKMTHYSPKEYRKTLLGQHA, encoded by the coding sequence ATGATCAAGCTTCTCATAGTGGATGATGAGCAGTTGGAACGTAATGGAATGGAGACGATTTTACAGAAGAATTTCCCCGGGCTTGATATTCAGCAGGCGAAGAACGGGATGATGGCTGTGGAGATGGCAAAGGAATATTCTCCCGATCTGATCTTGATGGATATTAAAATGCCCGTGATGAATGGTCTCGAGGCCATGGAAATCATCAACGGGGAACAGCCCCATATCAAATTCATCATGGTGACGGCTTATGATACCTTTTCGTACATGAAGGCAGCCATCAAGCTCGGCGTCAAGGACTATATACTGAAGCCGAGCAAAGCTTCTGAGATCGTGCATACAATCAGCAAGGTGCTCGAACAGATTGAACAAGAGCGTAAGCGCCATGTAGAAACCCTGCATCAGAAGGAGAAATGGCAAAAGGCACAGAGGCTGGTTGAAACCGATGTGGTCACCCAGCTATTATTCGATCACGTCCATGAAGTTCATGTAGATATGCTCATGGACATGCTCGAGATCCCTTCGTCAGAGGAAATGTTCGTGATGGTCCTGCACCTTCCTGAAGGAGGAGAAATACAATACTCAGCCATCCGGAAGAAAGTGTTACAAAGTGGATGGACCGGGGCGTTATACGGCAGGCAGCTCCCCATCATCGTCTTCAGGCAGCCTGTGACAACCTACAGGTCCCAGGCAACCGCTTTGGCAAGGGAGCTGCTTTCACTCGCTAAAGACAATGAAAAGGAATGGTTCATCGGAATCGGAAAAGTGTATCCTTCAATGGATCAAGTGCGTCATTCCTATCAGGAAGCGATGCTTGCCACGGTCGATACACAGGTGCGAAAGAAGTACCGCTTTTTCGAAGAAATCCCCCTGGAGCCAGGGAAACGGGAACAAGCCATGATGGATCAGAAGGACTTAATGGAGAAAATCAGACTGGGGAAGTGGGATCAGGTGCATGCCCGAATCATGAATTCTTTCACATTACTGGAGAAGGAACGGACGCCACTCGTTTACACCCAGCAGAGGATCCTTGAGGTACTGTGGATGATTTCCCGGACCTTGAGTGAATGCGGGGTGGAAACGTCCACGCCGCTTTTCTCCTTACAGCCGATGGATTACCGCCAGCTGCGGGAAGAAACCGAACGGCTCCTAAGCGGCATGAAGGACTCGTATACAGAACGCTTCAACCGAATGGAGAGCGATACGTTCCAGCAAATCAAGCAATTCATCAAAGATCATTCCCATCAAGACATCTCGTTGGATACCCTCGCACATAAAGTGAACCTGAGCCCTATTTATATTAGTAAGATGTTCAAGGAGAAACAAGGAGTCAACTACATCGATTTCCTGACGGAGTGCCGTATGGAGAAGGCGAAAACACTGCTCGGTGACATTGATAAGAGCATAAAGGAAATCACATTCGAAGTGGGATACCATGACCCGAATTATTTCAGCAAGGTCTTTAAGAAAATGACCCATTATTCTCCAAAAGAGTACCGGAAAACATTGCTTGGCCAACATGCATAA
- a CDS encoding histidine kinase — MTTIQKKILTLTTVVMIIMSAIWLALTYYNYRTHEQYNEILKRYLNMNEVSRASQQVVTDLNNYMVDTNDRTLKQLEKSKEGVKSAKSGVYSLRNRDNDFTLTNYLHLIDSLVETTDRLILFQKERDAEASAQEFAEANRISGYISEMTLTLIDKELTTYNVMYRGIMEQSAEVIKLGIWVLLLITCLLLIASYWFSLGITRPVFQLTRAANELSKGNFSRQVKVEGSDEIAFLAKTFDRMRININNLISEIKQKAALERELQESKLLLQESQFRSLQSQINPHFLFNTLNTLSKKAYLEGSEETSDLLVSVAGILRYNLKRQNRSVTLRDEIHVLEQYMHIQKARFTDRLQLYMEVDEACMDVRIPALTLQPIVENAVIHAVEPKEDGGTIWFRVREEDSILLVEIQDDGVGMSQEKIRQILHEEGSREGHSTGIGFSNVVKRLQLFYGFEDVLRIESEEGKGTKISLRIIREGAGTDDQASHSG; from the coding sequence ATGACAACTATCCAGAAAAAGATCCTCACCCTTACCACGGTGGTCATGATCATCATGTCCGCCATCTGGCTCGCCCTGACTTACTATAATTATAGAACGCATGAGCAATACAATGAGATTCTCAAGCGATATCTGAACATGAATGAAGTATCAAGGGCAAGTCAGCAGGTGGTCACCGACTTGAATAACTATATGGTCGACACCAATGACAGAACCCTTAAACAATTGGAAAAAAGCAAGGAAGGGGTGAAATCGGCCAAGTCCGGCGTCTATTCCCTGCGAAATCGGGATAACGACTTTACCCTGACCAACTATCTTCACTTGATTGATAGTCTGGTAGAAACGACAGATCGATTGATCTTGTTTCAGAAAGAGCGGGATGCTGAAGCTTCTGCACAGGAGTTTGCCGAAGCCAACCGGATATCTGGCTATATATCTGAGATGACCCTTACGTTAATTGATAAAGAATTGACGACGTACAATGTGATGTACAGGGGGATCATGGAGCAGTCAGCGGAGGTCATCAAGCTTGGAATTTGGGTGCTCCTTCTAATTACTTGTCTGCTCTTGATTGCTTCCTATTGGTTCTCACTCGGGATCACGCGTCCGGTTTTTCAGCTGACAAGGGCTGCAAATGAACTGTCAAAGGGGAATTTCAGCCGGCAGGTGAAGGTGGAGGGAAGCGATGAAATCGCCTTTTTGGCGAAGACCTTCGACCGCATGAGGATCAATATTAATAATCTGATCTCGGAAATCAAGCAGAAAGCGGCACTGGAACGGGAACTTCAGGAAAGTAAGCTTCTTTTACAGGAAAGCCAGTTTAGAAGCCTCCAGAGTCAAATCAATCCCCATTTCTTATTTAATACGTTAAATACCCTTTCAAAAAAAGCGTACTTGGAAGGATCAGAGGAAACGAGCGACCTCCTCGTGAGCGTGGCGGGTATCCTTCGTTATAATCTGAAACGGCAGAACAGGTCTGTTACATTAAGGGACGAGATTCATGTACTGGAACAATATATGCACATTCAAAAAGCGCGTTTCACCGATCGATTGCAGCTGTACATGGAAGTGGATGAAGCCTGCATGGACGTTCGAATACCGGCGTTGACCCTGCAACCCATCGTTGAAAATGCCGTTATACATGCGGTGGAACCGAAAGAGGATGGGGGGACGATCTGGTTTCGTGTCCGGGAAGAAGACAGCATCCTCCTTGTTGAGATACAGGATGATGGCGTGGGAATGTCACAGGAGAAAATCCGGCAGATCCTTCATGAAGAAGGATCCCGTGAAGGCCATTCAACAGGAATTGGCTTTAGCAATGTGGTAAAGCGGCTTCAGTTGTTTTATGGGTTTGAAGATGTCCTCCGGATTGAAAGTGAAGAGGGCAAGGGTACTAAAATTTCGCTGAGGATTATAAGGGAAGGAGCAGGTACGGATGATCAAGCTTCTCATAGTGGATGA
- a CDS encoding substrate-binding domain-containing protein — MRKIRFVGLLVVVLMLCHLTFLSAKKVFEADAHLPGEMGTAGEDRHRLVLITQDTRTPFWDKVAKGAKRKAEEEGVSLEVWGSFGKNQEEFLKNIEIAIQSKVDGILIQGTDTSEFKELTKVKASFNGIPVITVANDVPMEESLRRTYVGSDQYEAGKLVAKELVRKMGDRGKIVLMVDRDQEYYQKERVRGIRDVMEGYPSIKLVVGQTGRDRDQIITTTRDVMNRFPDIDAFISVNASNLGAMIDEISKRSQEESYFIYSFDDGPESLTLLSRGMIDGVVEQEPEKMGELSVRLMEEWLNGETVPLDEEGYLTELKMLKVEKDQ, encoded by the coding sequence GTGCGTAAGATCCGTTTTGTCGGCCTTTTAGTGGTCGTACTTATGTTGTGTCATTTAACATTTTTATCTGCAAAAAAGGTATTCGAAGCCGACGCGCACCTGCCCGGGGAGATGGGGACGGCGGGTGAAGACCGGCACAGGCTCGTGCTGATTACTCAGGATACCCGGACACCGTTTTGGGACAAGGTAGCGAAGGGTGCGAAGCGGAAAGCAGAAGAAGAAGGTGTGAGCCTTGAAGTATGGGGAAGCTTCGGGAAAAATCAGGAGGAGTTCCTGAAAAACATTGAAATCGCCATTCAATCGAAGGTCGATGGGATCCTGATCCAGGGGACGGATACATCTGAATTCAAGGAGCTCACAAAGGTGAAGGCTTCCTTTAATGGGATTCCGGTGATAACAGTCGCCAACGATGTTCCGATGGAGGAGAGTCTGCGCCGTACATATGTAGGGTCTGATCAATATGAAGCAGGGAAGCTGGTGGCAAAAGAGCTTGTCCGTAAAATGGGGGATAGGGGCAAGATTGTCCTCATGGTGGATCGTGATCAGGAATATTATCAAAAAGAACGGGTCAGGGGCATCCGCGATGTAATGGAGGGATATCCTTCCATAAAACTTGTGGTTGGGCAAACGGGAAGGGATCGTGATCAGATCATTACGACAACGAGGGATGTCATGAATCGCTTTCCGGATATCGATGCGTTCATCTCTGTCAATGCGAGCAATCTCGGGGCGATGATCGATGAAATAAGTAAGCGCTCTCAAGAGGAGTCGTATTTCATTTATTCCTTTGACGATGGACCGGAATCATTGACTCTATTATCACGGGGGATGATCGACGGTGTGGTCGAGCAGGAGCCTGAGAAAATGGGAGAACTGAGCGTCCGTCTCATGGAGGAGTGGCTGAATGGGGAGACTGTTCCCCTTGATGAGGAAGGGTATCTGACCGAATTGAAGATGTTGAAAGTGGAGAAGGACCAATGA
- a CDS encoding sugar ABC transporter permease, with amino-acid sequence MNIFQETRMLIRDNIRDYGMYIALFAIILTFTFMTDGLFITSRNISNLLDSAGYIAVLAVGMTLVIVIRHIDLSVGYAAGFLGAIAAILLTQAGLSTWLTIPIILIIGAIVGLFNGLLVAQIGIPSFVATLAGMLIFRGALLQVTEKTGTIIIQDDHFNAIGNGFIPSLMEVGGLHLLSLLVGLVGIILYIYSEISTRRNKIKYEFEVISSPIFALKLVFVSAIIGYVTWILAGYHGFSWTVIIILIVVVVYHFLTSKTVLGRHIYAVGSNPEAAHLSGINVKKITYIVFGSMGMLAALSGILFTSRLQSATTTAGTLFELDAIAAAYVGGVSSAGGVGKVTGAIIGAIVMASLTSGMNLLGVGISYQYMIRGGVLAGAVIFDVMTRKKR; translated from the coding sequence ATGAATATCTTTCAAGAAACAAGAATGCTGATTCGCGACAACATCCGGGATTACGGCATGTATATTGCGCTATTCGCTATCATACTTACATTTACGTTTATGACGGACGGCTTATTCATAACGTCCAGGAACATTAGTAATCTATTGGACTCTGCAGGCTATATCGCCGTGCTGGCTGTCGGGATGACCCTGGTCATCGTTATCCGGCATATCGACCTGTCCGTTGGATATGCGGCGGGATTCCTTGGTGCCATTGCAGCCATCCTGCTCACACAGGCAGGTCTCTCTACTTGGCTTACGATTCCAATCATTCTTATCATCGGAGCCATCGTCGGGCTATTCAACGGTCTTCTTGTGGCTCAAATCGGAATTCCATCTTTCGTGGCGACATTAGCCGGAATGCTGATTTTCCGCGGGGCGCTTTTGCAGGTGACAGAGAAGACGGGCACCATCATCATTCAGGATGATCATTTTAATGCCATCGGAAACGGGTTTATCCCATCCCTGATGGAAGTGGGGGGACTCCATCTTCTATCCCTTCTTGTGGGGCTCGTCGGGATCATCCTATATATTTATAGTGAAATCTCGACAAGACGAAATAAGATCAAATACGAGTTTGAAGTCATCTCTTCACCGATTTTCGCCTTGAAGCTCGTCTTCGTTTCGGCCATCATCGGATATGTGACATGGATTCTTGCGGGATATCACGGATTTTCCTGGACGGTCATCATCATTCTGATCGTTGTGGTCGTCTATCACTTCCTGACATCCAAAACGGTCCTTGGCCGTCATATTTATGCCGTGGGAAGCAATCCCGAAGCGGCTCATCTCAGCGGGATCAATGTGAAGAAAATTACCTATATCGTCTTCGGTTCAATGGGGATGCTTGCAGCCCTTTCCGGAATATTGTTCACATCACGTCTTCAATCCGCCACCACCACTGCCGGTACGTTGTTTGAACTGGATGCCATCGCTGCTGCCTACGTGGGAGGAGTGTCATCTGCAGGTGGTGTCGGGAAAGTAACGGGTGCCATCATCGGAGCCATCGTCATGGCTTCATTGACAAGTGGAATGAACCTTCTTGGTGTCGGGATCTCCTATCAATATATGATCCGTGGAGGGGTGCTTGCAGGGGCTGTCATCTTTGATGTGATGACCCGCAAAAAAAGATAA
- a CDS encoding sugar ABC transporter ATP-binding protein, protein MKKYLLEMNDISKEFTGVKALSDVNFKVEEGEIHCLIGENGAGKSTLMKVLSGVYPYGTYTGDIVFDGAVQQFNKISDSVNTGIAIIYQELALFPDLTVYENIFAGNEVKLGGFIDWNRTIVEAQKLLKKVKLDVNPDTLLRDLSVGKRQLVEIAKALSKDVKLLILDEPTAALNEDDSENLLELLKDLKKQGITCIMISHKLKEVIHIADKATVLRDGKTICTLDASKDEVSEGIIIKNMVGRSIEDIYPKRPNKSHGKPILELQNWSAYDPQLGRQVIKNVDLHVKKGEIVGIAGLMGSGRTELALSIFGNAKSYKLEGNLVWNDNLTTLKHTKDAIKAGIAYVTEDRKDDGLFLLQDIKSNISAANLGGISSKGVINDNEEIKVAERYHSSLHIKASSLEQLVGNLSGGNQQKVSIGKWLFVGPKLLILDEPTRGIDVGAKFEIYTVMNELIEQGLSIIMISSELGEVLGMSDRVYVMAQGEIKGELQVEDANQEKIMELATQ, encoded by the coding sequence ATGAAGAAGTATTTGTTAGAAATGAATGATATCTCCAAGGAATTCACGGGTGTCAAAGCACTGAGTGATGTGAATTTCAAAGTGGAAGAAGGAGAGATTCATTGCTTGATAGGTGAAAACGGTGCTGGGAAATCCACGCTAATGAAGGTGCTGAGCGGGGTGTATCCGTATGGTACGTATACGGGGGACATCGTGTTCGATGGAGCGGTTCAGCAATTTAACAAAATCAGTGACAGTGTCAACACAGGGATTGCCATCATCTATCAGGAGCTGGCTCTCTTTCCGGATCTGACCGTTTATGAAAACATTTTTGCAGGGAATGAAGTAAAGCTTGGCGGTTTCATTGATTGGAACCGGACCATCGTGGAGGCGCAGAAGCTTCTGAAGAAAGTGAAGCTGGATGTGAATCCCGATACTCTTTTGAGGGACCTCAGCGTAGGGAAACGCCAGCTGGTCGAAATAGCGAAGGCTTTGAGCAAAGACGTGAAATTATTGATTTTGGATGAACCGACAGCAGCATTGAATGAAGACGACAGTGAGAATCTGCTTGAATTACTGAAAGATCTAAAGAAACAAGGCATCACATGTATCATGATTTCCCACAAATTAAAAGAAGTCATTCACATCGCCGATAAGGCGACCGTTCTCAGGGATGGTAAGACCATTTGCACCCTGGATGCATCAAAGGATGAAGTATCGGAAGGGATCATCATTAAGAATATGGTGGGCCGTTCCATTGAAGATATCTATCCGAAACGACCGAATAAATCCCATGGTAAACCCATTTTGGAACTTCAAAACTGGTCTGCTTATGACCCGCAGCTTGGCAGACAGGTGATCAAGAATGTGGACCTTCATGTGAAAAAAGGGGAAATCGTCGGGATTGCGGGTCTCATGGGATCAGGTCGAACAGAGCTTGCCTTGAGCATATTCGGCAATGCGAAATCATACAAGCTTGAAGGGAACCTTGTATGGAATGACAATCTTACCACACTCAAACATACCAAGGATGCCATTAAAGCAGGAATCGCTTATGTCACAGAGGATCGTAAAGATGACGGGCTTTTCCTTTTGCAAGACATAAAAAGTAATATATCGGCTGCCAATTTAGGCGGGATCTCCTCCAAAGGGGTCATCAATGATAATGAGGAAATCAAGGTGGCTGAACGCTATCATTCATCTCTTCATATCAAAGCCTCTTCCCTCGAACAGCTCGTCGGGAACTTGAGCGGGGGGAATCAGCAGAAAGTATCCATCGGGAAATGGCTCTTCGTCGGACCGAAACTTCTCATCCTGGATGAACCGACCAGGGGAATCGATGTCGGGGCGAAGTTCGAAATCTATACGGTGATGAACGAGCTGATCGAACAGGGACTCAGCATCATCATGATTTCCTCCGAGCTCGGGGAAGTACTGGGAATGAGTGATCGTGTATACGTTATGGCCCAGGGTGAAATCAAAGGGGAGTTACAGGTGGAAGACGCCAATCAGGAAAAAATAATGGAACTTGCAACGCAATAA
- a CDS encoding sugar-binding protein, whose translation MRKTVKVVSMLMVLILFMGMLAACNSSSTGGKKGVSVGIVLPTKDEPRWVQDEKRFKDALKDSEYTTEILFSQGSSAKEKENVETLINKGIDVLIITPQDGDAAAAAVESAKKEGITVISYDRLITNTDAVDYYVTFDSVAVGEAQGQYLIDHAEGKNVPLYLYAGAASDNNAFLFFEGAWKVLQPKIADGTFKIANSSEAESLKDTAELSRDEMSKILGQVTTNWDPNEAKNKAQTHLTAAGADMKGNVAVLAPNDGTARSIADVFASDKEVTNFVVTGQDAEKASVQYVIDGKQSMTVFKDVRTLVTDAMGIAVDVLDGKTPETTGSDNGKKDVEAKQTEVIVVDQENVKEELIDSGYYKADEFTGLKE comes from the coding sequence ATGAGGAAAACGGTCAAAGTTGTTTCAATGTTAATGGTTCTCATTCTATTCATGGGTATGCTTGCAGCATGCAACAGTAGCAGTACGGGTGGTAAGAAGGGTGTCAGTGTAGGAATTGTCCTGCCGACAAAAGACGAACCGAGATGGGTGCAGGATGAAAAGCGTTTTAAAGATGCGTTGAAGGATTCCGAGTATACAACTGAAATTCTGTTCAGCCAAGGCTCTTCTGCCAAGGAAAAAGAAAATGTAGAAACACTGATCAATAAAGGGATCGACGTACTGATCATCACTCCGCAGGATGGGGATGCAGCAGCTGCTGCCGTGGAGTCAGCGAAGAAGGAAGGCATTACGGTCATTTCATATGATCGTCTGATTACGAATACAGATGCGGTTGATTATTATGTGACATTCGACAGCGTAGCCGTCGGCGAAGCACAAGGACAATACTTGATCGATCATGCTGAGGGCAAAAATGTACCGCTTTATCTATATGCCGGTGCAGCTTCTGATAATAATGCGTTTTTGTTCTTTGAAGGAGCATGGAAAGTCCTTCAACCGAAAATTGCAGATGGAACATTCAAAATCGCGAATTCAAGCGAAGCCGAATCACTTAAGGATACAGCTGAGTTGAGCCGTGACGAAATGAGTAAAATCCTTGGTCAGGTGACAACGAACTGGGATCCGAACGAAGCGAAGAACAAAGCACAAACCCATCTGACAGCAGCAGGAGCTGACATGAAGGGGAATGTGGCCGTTCTTGCACCGAATGATGGTACAGCACGTTCGATTGCAGATGTATTTGCTTCTGACAAAGAAGTAACAAATTTCGTCGTCACAGGTCAGGATGCTGAAAAAGCGTCTGTTCAATATGTGATTGATGGTAAGCAGTCCATGACAGTCTTCAAAGACGTACGTACGCTCGTAACAGATGCGATGGGTATTGCCGTTGACGTACTGGATGGAAAAACACCTGAAACGACGGGTTCTGACAATGGTAAGAAAGATGTTGAAGCGAAGCAAACGGAAGTCATCGTGGTCGATCAAGAGAACGTGAAGGAAGAACTGATCGATTCAGGATATTACAAAGCGGATGAATTTACAGGATTAAAGGAATAG
- the abc-f gene encoding ribosomal protection-like ABC-F family protein: MREMMKLLNISYEVMDGKIFEGVNAGVQEGEVIGIIGNNGAGKSTLLQLIAGEWTPTEGQIQWLRDVMITMVEQETETHSSEGLSPSESKLREKWQVPKHEYGQLSGGEKLKARLAKGFSQNADLLLLDEPTNHLDQESLKSLTKHIRDYKGSILLVSHDRYFLDEAVTKIWSIEEKKLIEHKGNYSSYMEARKQRRLTQQREYEKQQKMVERIESQMKELTSWSKKAHGESTKQEGYKEHYRVKAKRMDTQVKSKQKRLEKELEKAKVTEVEEEHNVRFSIQSTHKKGKRFLEVRNLKKSFEGRTLFKNVHFTIQHGEKIAVTGPNGSGKTTLLKVILGAETAEGDVWMSPSASIGYLTQEVFDLPLDETPGELFHKETFAERGKVQTLMKHLGFQTSHWQEPVRNMSMGERVKIKLMKYILEERDVLILDEPTNHLDLASCEQLEETLSQYSGTLIIVSHDRYFLEKTTGIKLVIENGTIKKELDEPAAERDDKEEQRMKLETERQEVLGRLSFMMPGDEEYAELDRKFIELTGEINELK; encoded by the coding sequence ATGAGAGAAATGATGAAATTATTGAATATAAGCTATGAAGTGATGGACGGAAAGATTTTTGAAGGGGTGAACGCCGGCGTGCAGGAAGGGGAGGTCATCGGGATCATCGGAAATAACGGTGCCGGAAAGTCGACTCTGTTGCAACTGATCGCTGGTGAATGGACACCAACGGAGGGGCAGATTCAATGGCTTCGTGATGTAATGATCACCATGGTGGAGCAGGAAACGGAAACCCATTCTTCAGAAGGACTCTCCCCTTCTGAAAGTAAGCTGCGGGAGAAATGGCAGGTGCCGAAGCATGAATACGGGCAGTTGAGCGGAGGAGAAAAGCTGAAGGCGAGACTCGCTAAAGGGTTCTCACAAAATGCTGACCTGCTGTTATTGGATGAGCCGACGAATCATCTTGATCAAGAAAGCCTGAAATCGCTGACCAAACATATCAGGGACTACAAAGGGAGCATCCTTCTCGTTTCCCACGATCGCTATTTCCTGGATGAGGCTGTGACGAAGATCTGGTCCATCGAAGAAAAGAAGCTCATTGAGCATAAAGGGAATTATTCCAGTTATATGGAGGCGCGAAAGCAGCGGAGGCTGACGCAGCAGCGGGAATATGAAAAGCAGCAGAAAATGGTGGAGCGGATCGAGAGCCAGATGAAGGAACTCACCTCCTGGTCGAAAAAAGCCCACGGCGAATCCACGAAACAGGAAGGATACAAAGAACATTACCGCGTCAAAGCAAAACGCATGGACACCCAGGTCAAATCCAAGCAAAAGCGCCTGGAGAAGGAACTCGAGAAAGCAAAGGTGACAGAGGTCGAAGAAGAACATAACGTCCGCTTCAGCATCCAATCCACACACAAAAAGGGGAAACGGTTCCTCGAAGTGAGGAATCTGAAAAAATCCTTTGAGGGACGGACCTTGTTCAAGAACGTCCATTTTACCATCCAGCATGGTGAAAAGATTGCGGTCACAGGACCGAACGGAAGTGGGAAAACGACACTGCTGAAGGTCATTCTGGGAGCGGAAACGGCAGAAGGCGACGTATGGATGTCACCTTCTGCGAGTATCGGCTACCTGACCCAGGAAGTGTTCGATCTGCCCCTCGACGAGACACCGGGAGAGCTTTTTCATAAAGAAACCTTCGCGGAAAGAGGGAAAGTCCAAACGTTAATGAAGCATCTCGGATTCCAGACCTCTCATTGGCAGGAACCGGTCCGGAATATGAGCATGGGGGAACGGGTGAAGATCAAGCTGATGAAATATATCTTGGAGGAAAGGGATGTCTTAATACTGGATGAACCGACGAACCACTTGGATCTCGCTTCATGTGAACAGCTGGAGGAAACCCTTTCCCAGTACAGCGGAACTCTGATCATCGTTTCCCATGACCGATATTTTCTGGAGAAAACGACGGGCATCAAGCTTGTGATCGAAAATGGGACCATCAAGAAGGAGCTGGATGAGCCGGCAGCTGAGCGGGATGACAAAGAGGAACAGCGGATGAAACTCGAGACGGAGAGGCAGGAAGTGTTGGGGCGTCTCAGTTTCATGATGCCGGGTGATGAGGAATATGCAGAGCTCGACAGGAAGTTTATTGAATTGACTGGAGAGATTAATGAATTGAAGTAA
- a CDS encoding TerC family protein, which yields MESIWLEYGWTLLVLIGLEGLLSADNALVLAVIAKHLSEEEKKKAIKYGIFLAFAFRFVALFAISFIANVWQIQAVGAAYLLYLGLKHVIKAKFGKDNEKNQKETEEEAAGKGFWPTVGKIALADLAFAIDSILAAVALALGLPDSPLGDFGGMDGGQFIVVVLGGIAGLILIKYAATWFVQLLEKRPALETTAYAIVAWVGVKLAVITLAHEDIGVLDHDFPHSTLWTLIFYGVLVGIALLGWFAPGNKGSKQSSV from the coding sequence TTGGAATCAATATGGTTGGAATACGGTTGGACTTTATTAGTCCTCATCGGCCTCGAAGGTTTATTATCAGCAGATAACGCCCTTGTCCTGGCCGTGATTGCGAAACATTTATCCGAAGAAGAGAAGAAGAAAGCCATCAAATATGGAATCTTCCTGGCATTCGCCTTCCGGTTTGTGGCTCTCTTTGCCATTTCCTTCATCGCAAACGTCTGGCAGATTCAGGCGGTTGGGGCAGCCTATCTGCTGTATCTGGGCCTTAAACATGTCATCAAAGCGAAGTTTGGGAAGGATAACGAGAAGAATCAGAAAGAAACGGAGGAAGAAGCAGCCGGCAAAGGATTCTGGCCGACGGTCGGGAAGATCGCCCTGGCAGACCTTGCTTTTGCCATCGATTCAATCCTCGCTGCTGTCGCCCTTGCCCTTGGCCTGCCTGATTCACCACTCGGGGATTTCGGCGGCATGGACGGCGGACAATTCATCGTGGTCGTCCTTGGGGGGATTGCTGGATTGATCCTGATCAAATACGCGGCAACCTGGTTCGTGCAGCTTCTGGAAAAACGCCCGGCACTCGAAACGACGGCTTATGCCATTGTCGCCTGGGTCGGTGTGAAGCTCGCGGTCATCACCCTTGCCCATGAAGATATCGGGGTGCTGGATCATGATTTCCCACATAGCACATTATGGACCTTGATTTTCTACGGAGTTCTCGTGGGGATTGCCCTTTTAGGATGGTTCGCTCCCGGTAATAAAGGATCTAAGCAAAGTTCAGTGTAA